From Felis catus isolate Fca126 chromosome B4, F.catus_Fca126_mat1.0, whole genome shotgun sequence:
CTCCTACTCACATCCAGATATTATTGAACACTGTATTCGAGAATGTTTCTTTCAGTTCTAACATTTTACTGATAAACTCATTTAGAAGGCATCTAGAGCTTAAGGTGTAACCAGATATGCAAGGTTAGCATTTGATCTACCAAAATACTGGGCTAGAATCATTGGTTGTAGGGAGCCTCCAGAAACATTCAGATAAATTCATGGATTCCTTGTGGTAACTCATGACATGAATAAAGAGATGTGCAAAGAGTATCCTCCTAACCTTCTGAGGATCAAGTCAAGGAGGATAATGTCCACTCTTCCCTATGTAGGACACACCCCTGTGTAGCAATGGCAAAGACTGTTGAGCTGGAGAGTTCTTAACAGCTGTACCTTGACAGACTAGTGAGGTGTATCACAAGTAATTTATTACCAACTAACATTACTTTATTAAAGCTTGTGAATTATTTGCTATTTTGTACGTTAAAACAATTTTGAGTTCCCTATAGAGTACTTCCGCACTTGTGATAAGCTCTCTGATGGAAGAGTTAAGTTTTTAGACAGGAAGCAGGCAATGGACAGAATCCTGGGTATACTCACAGGGGTATGAAGAATGTGAACATTATTCATGTgcatcacagaagaaaaaatagtaacAGCTGGTCTGGAAAACAGACTTGACAGGATACCGCATTTCTTATGGCTGATGAGAGAAGAAGGAATTAACACTAGAACCTGAGTTGTCAACTAATATCAGGATACTTGCTCTGAACTAGTTCATGTGTTAGATTTCTCAGGGATTTGTGACATGAAAGCCTTGTTGAACACATTTGCTTTGTGTGTACAGggtattaagagaaaaaaaagacttaaaacagAAGCTACTTTACAGCTATATTAGATCATATTGACAGTACGGAACATTAGCCTCTTGATCCAATTTTGCCACTAAATACAGACCTTCAGGACCTGTGGtatctctaggcctcagtttcttcatctgtaaaatgggcagagATGAACTATATGACCTCCAAGTTCCCTTTAGATTCtaaaatgcttaatttaaaaagtcttcaaaatgtttattcagttattcTTTCCCTGAGGTATTCCTGGGATAGAAGTGTTCCATTCCAAACCCTGAGATAGACATACCTCTGGATCAAGGTGTTTAAGAAGCTCCTCAAAGAAGGTATCCTTTAGGTTTCCATCCCTATGCCCCAATACAGAATCTCTACACATAGAAAGTGGGGACAGACTTACAGTCCAGACTGACAGATGGAGATGAAAAAGGTATACTTTAGTGCTACAGGTTCAAATCTAAAAGCTTAGACCAGCAAGCAAGGGCCTTCATCAAATAACATCCCTTACCTCATCTCTCCCTATCTTATAAAGCCTTTACTTTTCAGATGAGTTGACCCCATCTATTTCCACTTCCTCTCTGCTGTTGCTGATCCCTCCAtctggaagggcagggagggaagaataATGCATATCCATGATTTCCTTCAAGACCAAGCTGTCTTAAACTTTATGTTTCATCAGTATAAATACAAGTCATTTTTAGAATCCCATACTACCACACACTTACCTATGTTCCCTTGCTTATTCACAGAGGTTCCTCTTCTCTCCACAATTAGACTCTAAACACATGGTATTGAGTAGGCACCGAAAAAATGTTTATCTAGTTTTGAGTCCAGCAGGAATCTCAgatggcaaaagaatgaaagcctCAGGCTCCTCCTACCTTCATGCTACACCATTTCCAAAgcacttccttcccttttctttcctgtctgGAATCCCCTATCTTCAAGCTTAATGTAAGGGTTGATTCTGGATATGAAAAGACAACACAGTTCATACTTTTGGTTTCACaatttttcagttcatttcaataaaaacataatataaaaggCATTGccaccctcttcccctcctggggGTGATCCATCAAGCCTGTCAGTCTGGGCCGCTCCAGTGGTTCATAGCTCATCATGCGATATGTGCAGGGCATGGTCACATAGATCTGCAAATAGCAcataaaaatttgaaggaaaatgcCACTCTCATATTGATATATGTCACTATCAAGAAAATGCCCCAAACCAAACTGGCACACACACCAACCACCATTTTTTAGAGCATATCCTTTTAGATGACAAAACATTCCCACTATCCTTTCACTAGGATCTCAGGTGAGGGAGCCACAAATTCTGAAAGCTGACAGGAAGAGAATAGAGAGGAACAACCCAAATCTCTAAGTCATAGGTAATGGAAGTTAATTCTTGAGCTAGTATCAGAGGATGGGGGATAGGAGGTAGAGGAACATGCTAAGGAATGTGCCAGGTTCTAACGGGCTGTCAGGACAGGCAGTAAAGTGGGATTAGTTTACCTGTTCGCTTACTACAAAGTTTGTCTTTAACATTGTCAGCCTCTCGGGAAAAGAATTCAATGAGTTCATCCTCATATTCCTCCACAATGCTCTCACACTGTCAACCCAAGGGAGAAATGAATGAGAGAGGGCAGCAAGAAGAGGCCTTTTGCCTCCACCTCCAGAGAGGAGAAGGACATTAACATAGCTTTCCACTTGGGCTGTCCAATAACTCCCCTAATTTTCAAAAACCAGCTACCCATTCCCAAAGCTCACCGCAAACTTGAGAGTGCCACTGATGTCTGAATCAATTCGGATGCCCTGTAGGTCCAGTTCATTGGATTCTCCATTCCGGCCCACTACACGTACGTAGTTCTTGCGGTGGGTGGAAGGGTCAATTTGTTCCCCATACTCCTTCATCCGGTCACATACCTCCTCTAGCAGCTCTGTGAGGTGGGCCTCTGAGCGAGCATAAGGCACCTAGAAATGTCCTCAGCCTTGGTTCATATTCTTCCACCTCTGTACATTAGTAATTTATATCCTTACTCTTCCTTCCAAATCTAGTTCAACTAACTTATTCGAAAAAGCCCTCCCTACTTAAAAACAGTACAGTTTATTCGTATGGTTCCAAAGTGCTTTCAAGTATATGATCTTATTTTACCTCACTTCacatttctaagaaataaaacaggtgtCATTACCTCCAAATTATAAACAGAGACCTCTTTGATAAATCCTAGTTAACTATGTGTTCCTTTCCTTTGAACTCCCTTAATTCTTATGGGTGTAagctaatgattttatttatttgtattaaatgAGATTAATACCTGTCCTCAATAGGAGCATAAGAGAGGTAGTGTAGGCTTTGAGGATAATAATTATAAAGCATCTCACAAACATCATAACCTTAACTTTTCTTTGTATACTCTCCACTAGATATAGCTTTGCGTATATGTTATGTTTTCTACTAAAGTATAAATTTCCTACATACAGGGATAtggccttctttttctcttttgtatgtatataattatgcCATAGTGAAAACATGAGTGACATGAATTATGGATGTGGAGGAGGGGGCTGATCAGGGTTCCCTGTCTACTAATAACTACAGCAGAAATAATATTAAGGTTTGGAGCCAGGAAGCGCATAGGGTATAAGCCTCCAGCCTCTTACAAATGTGATAGCCCAATATTTTAGATACCTTTCTGGGTCAATATCTATTAAACCAAGGTCCTTCTTAATCAGTTGAGTTCTCATTGAAATTCAGAGTGAGCTACTTTATTTGGGGGAACAGTAACAGTTACCTCCACCACTGACTGGCTGCCATCTGGATTGATTCGGAAAGAGCCCATCTGAATGGTCTTCTTGGGATCCACCTGGGCGATTTCCCACTCTAGTTCATCCACCAGAGCCCTGCAAGCTGGtgtgaggggagaggaaggaggaagaaggggagaaagaaaatcaacccAGGGATTTCCATTCATTCTTCTCCCAGACCCTGTATCTCATGCTCTCCCAAGGCTCTGTCTTCCCGACCCTCCTTCCtctcatttctctttgtgctCTTACCTCCACAATGTAGATCCTGGCTCCTCCGAGCCCAGGCAGTTCCCAGCAGGGCCCCCAGAAGCAGGGCCAGCCAACCCCAGCCTTTCATCTTTAGAGTAATGGGGTTGCTCCACCTGAGTTAAGGGTGGAATAAGAGCATAGGTGTGAGGATTCGGCTCCATTACCCCCACCCCGAATCCTAcattacccccaccccaccctacaaAGGCCTCAGTGTGACTCTGGCTCTACTTTTCAGGAAATGGCCAGGACACAAAGGAGCTCCTCTGTTCCAGCGCTTGAGGACCCGGATTCCGCCCccaaccttccccccccccccctgcggTGAGTGAGAGCGCGAGCGAgggacttggggctcagtcccagaGACTACGTCGACAGGTGAGGCCCCAGATGTTGGTACTTAAGCGTTGGCTGCCTAGGGCTCACAGGGCTATGTGGCAGCTGCGGAACGGAGGTTGGCGATTAAGTGAGGACggaaggcacagagaagctgCCGGCAAGGCAAGCAGCTGATTCAGGCCAGGAGGCAGAAAGGTGGTGGGCAGAAGAACACTCTATACCTGGGGCCTATTTGGATCCACCACCTTCGATTACTGCATCCCCACCTCCAGCCTATAGCTTTCCCGTGCGGACCAGCCCCCTTTCTGAGGACGCCGCCATTGCCTTCGCTCCAGTCCATTCCAGACCCTCAGTGCCACTCGCATCCGTCCCACCTCTGCTCCCAGGGCCGCCGCCGTGGCCCAGGCGCTCGAAGACGGCCGGACTCTCACTTTACTCCCGACCGTAGCACCTGGCTGCGGGGGAGCGAGGCTGTCCAGGCTTCTCCAGAGCGCTCCGCCACTTTCCAGGCAAGGGTGACCCAGCGACTGCCTGACCCAGCTCCCCGCACTCTAAGTGGCCGTCTACGCACGGCTCCGAAGCGCTGCCGTGCGAGCCCTACACCGGAGACCGACCCCAAACCCGCCCCTCCAAACTCTCGCGCGAACAGGCAGCTCCGGAGCGGCTTCTAGGCTGCGAGGACCCCGGTGGATCGCAGAAGGACCCAGACTTGCGTGGCGAGTAGCTCCACGTGACCACCAGGGGTCAGCCGAAGAATAGGAGTGGCCCTAGCAAAGTGAGGACAGAGCCGTTTGGCATAAGGAGGCACGTGGGTGTGCCAGTCTAGGTGGGCTAGGACCTTCCAAAAGAAAGGTACCCTGCTAGCCTGTGAGAAGCCCTGGTTTCAATACCCCGCAAACTACATCTCCCAGGAAGCACCGCAGCACTTCACAGATCCTGTTAGTAGCTACAAGTCTTCAGATAACCTAAGACCTGCAGTTTGTCAGTTTCCCCAAACTTTCCTTTTCCGAGGAAACCATACTGTGCATCTTAAAAGAATCTGGTCTTAAGGTAGTAGGCAGCCATAGCAAAGAGCTAAAAATAACTGTCCAGCAAAGACATAACTATATTCCTCCAATAACCTTAACTTTGGACTCCAGAGCTTCACCTTCATTTCTAGGTGGAAATTTGAACGcttgtttttttccagttgttaTAGAAAGCCAAcacaaagaaaggagaggagagcttAAGTCAGAGCATCCCACACTTGCAGGTCTCTAGTGACATAGATGACAAGccagtaatactttttttttaatttttattttataaaacatgcattttaaaacaaaactttaaaaaataacaaaacttggGACAGGAGAGTGGATGGAAGACAGATgcttctcagctgtcagcaggaGTGAAGACAGCAGTCAAGCTGTATCTAGGACCCAAAGGCCCTTTTGGCAATGATGGTGTTGGCAACACTGGTTTGCTAGGGCCACCAATATTCGATGTCCTGGTCCATCCAGGCATCTCTCAAGCAGTCAGAGACTTGAGCTCTCTTAAGCTACTGTTGTATCCTATCACTTACCAGGACTTCAGTCCTTAGCCAACTAGGAACTGAGAGTACTGGTTCCAGGAGCGTTTTTTTGCCTGGATATTAATTACCCAGGATATTTATTGAGAATatcaatttctttccatttgggtCAATTCTAGACTCTGTTCCTGGCCCGCTATTTtgcaaagaatgaaaaaggaatctGGCACCTCTTCCCTTTACAGCAACTCTGCTGCATTCCAGTTCTATTAATAGCACCATCTGTAGACCCTGAGCAGGTCCAATTCTGGAAGCGGGCGAGGACTAGCCAAGTTGGGAAGCCATCTCCCAGTTCTGGGGCACAGAACACTGAGGGGAGAGGAGTAGTTCACTGGGAGAGGATGAGGTCAGAGCGCCAACACTGAGGAGAAGACAGCTGCATCTGTcagagacaaaatcaagagcaTTGACTCTTAAGGTGAGTGGAGAAAAAGTGCCTGGAATACTTCTTATGAAGGAAAAGAGGGCAAACCTGCCCCAAACATTTTAGAATTAGGCAGGAGGAGGTTAGGATCAGTGCAGACTTTCAAGAATACAATCTATTTCACTGaatgttgggaggattaaatgctTTGCAAACCACTGAGTGCTTTACAAATGTAAGGTAGAGTTGGTACAATTGttaacatcaccatcatcattattattatcatgagTATAATCTTCACATATGCAATCAAAACCCACCCTGTCCACTCTCCCTTGTCCCATCCCAGGCCTTACTCTTGGGACTCGTCTGACCCTCAGGCTCAGGAACCTTCCAGTCCATCTTTCGGCCCTTCTCATAAAGACCCTTGAGCACTTTGTGGAAGGATTCAGGCTCCGTGCCATTTTTGCTTAGCTCCAGATACTTTCGGTAGAGCTGAAGGGCTGTACGGGCATCCTCAATACTGTCATGGGTTTCCCCTTGAATCTTCAGGTCTGAGGGAATTAGAGGTGGAATAGTTTGGAACCTAGCAAAGGAAGGTAAGAATACGTCCCATACTCACATCCCCTACTCCCaataaccaataaaaaaaaaaattgactaccCGTAAGGGAAAAAGCCAAACACCATTCCTAGTGCAGCGGGATACTGAAGTTACTTAAATCCATTCATAACTCTCACCACTAAGGGTCCTCCCTACTCCCTTCATTCCAACACTTTTTCCTGCTCTTAATGAGCACCATAACGGCCTACAAGGTACACCAACTCACCTAGGAAGTACCAAGCAAGGAACCGCAGGGAAATCATTCGTTTTCGGGGCATATGAAAGAGATAGACAGTGTCAAGGACTTGGTCCTTGGGCACCTGGCAGAGATAAAAGAGTGGGAGACTGAAGGTAGGTGATCCATAACTTCTCATTCTCCAAAAGCACAATGTATACCCTAAAGGGCCCATATTCAAAGGAAACTCTTAAAAACAGCCCTGCCCGAACCATGAGGTTGATGACCCGGAAGTCCTTCTGCAGACCATGACCCACAAACTTGACTCCAATGTCTATAAGAAAACGAAGCTTTAAGTAGGTAGACTTGAGAGTTGTAAGGTGCTTAGAGGAAATCTTGGCATCTAGGTCTCCTGGCTTAATCCCCGAGTACTGAGTCAAGTAATCCACCACCTAGGCatagagaaaaggagaagttGCTCATGAAGTGAGGTGCAGAGTCTCTCCCTGCTACTCTTCCCTGGGTTCTAGAGCACTCTACATAAGCACAAGGTCTGTCTCACTTGTACCTCCTAGTACAAGATATCCTAGTACCTGCTCCTGGGTAGAGATGTAGTCATCAATGAAGGGGATACCCTCATTGGGTCCCTGGCCTCGAACACAAGTAATCCTTGCTACTGACATCTGGCTTGGTTTGATGGTAGACTTGGTGCCATCACTGCGTAACTCCGCTTCCTCCTACAGGAGAAGAGTTGATAAGGAAATCAGAGAATAGCTTGTGATGCCTGATATCTCCAGAGTTCTGTGCCAACACCACACCCTTTTGGTCTTGGTTACCTCATTAAGAGTGACAAACTCAGCATCCAGGCCCACCAGGTCCCCAACCTGCGGCATCTCACTCAGCATCAGTGGAATAAAGGTGGTATGTGTTTTCCGCTGCTTCCGTGCTAGCGAGGCTTCAGCCAGCAGGACACTTGCCTCAATAGGGTTCTTGACTGGAAGGGAAAATCCAGAAGACAGATGGCTAGTGATAAGGAAGTAACCAGGGGAGGGAAACCCAGGATGGCTGACCAGAGACTGGGTCTACACTGTGATCTCTCAATAATCAAAGCATGTGAATAAGAAGATTGTGTCTGCTGAACAGACAGATGGAATAGGTCAAATCAGAAAACTACTAAGAAATAtgctaagagaaacaaaaaagcagagaggaaagaataagACTTTGACTTTTTTGGACTTCAGcttagaaaatccagaaaaacaaagttaCAGGGAAACTATGGGTTTAAAGGCACCAAAAAGGGACCTAATAAGTCCATCTGCAAAAGAAGAAAGTTTCACTTAGGAAGAATGATTAGACTCAAAATCAAAACCTTAGCCCTTTTGATCAGATTCCCCCCATCACCTCTTCCCCTCTACACTCTCAGGATCTCCAGGTTCTAAATTTAGAGCCTGATGAAACAGGAATCTCTTTAGTATCACCCCTGGAAATAATAACACTGGCTACCTATCCTAATCTTAACAAGATCTCTTCCAAAAGACCAATTTAAACTGCCACACCCTTCTGTCTACTCTGTACCACTTACTGTTCAGGTTGTATTTGGAATTAAGATTCCTTTTGACGTAATAAAGGATAGCAGGCACTTTCCAATTCATGTCAAACTGCACAGCTTCAtgctataaaagaaaaagcacttcATGGTCTATATATAGAtgcccccttttcctttttcccaagCCAGACAAAAGACAACTCAGGTGCTATTTTTAGTTCTGCTAACACTTTTTATTCTTGAggacccatccctccctcctgaaTCTGCCTGGCATTCTGGAGCACTGAGGATGAGAATTCTAGGAAAGGGGGAGATGAAAGGGGGAATGGAATGTGTTACAACTAACCTTATCAATAGGTTCAATAAGAAAATCATTGAAGAGATACCACTGCTGGTGGGTAACACCCTgtggaaatacagaaaaagatgaTAAAGTGATAGCTGGACCACTCTGACTCAGAGTCAAGATAAGGACAGACCTGGGACTCCATTGTGGCTACCACCAGGGGTGTCCCTGCCTTGTAGTATCTCACTCACCTCCTTGCGCTGGTGGTAGGTCTCTCCAACTTTGATGTGAGCCACCAGGCTGCCCCCTGTGCGTGAGTCCAGGATGTGTACCACAGTAGCCATCAGGTCATACACAAAGACACCatgctcctcctctgccctggcTGGGCCCCACTGTGAGGGGGGTACCCAGGCTGCTAAGCTAAGTTTAAggatggggaaggaaggggaatggGGATAGAGGATAGGGAGTTTGGGGGACGGGGATGGGGGACCAGGGTGGGTTATCTCCATCCTAGCCCATCTATGACTCAATACTGAACTGAGTCACTCTGGAAAAGCCCACAACTGGTAAATAACTTGGCtttattcccttccttttccctatACTAAGTTCCATCTTCCCCTTGCCCTGCTTCTGCCCCAACCTTCTCTCCCTtattcccccttctcttcccagtTGTTCAACAACCTGTATCTCATCCCCATCAGTCCAATTGCAAACATCCAGCCCTTTATTCTTGGTCATCTTCATGCGAATGGAGAAAGGAAGCCAGACATTCTTCAACTCCTCAATGGAGGAACACATCAGCACGCCCTCTGGACTCCCTAGTTCCTTCCTATCAGGATAAGAGAATTAGAAATTCATTCTGAGATCTAGCCAGTGACCAGAGGAGCCACTGGGTAGCTCAATCCTTTGACTAACCCCCCAGACAGTACCTACCAATCAGCCAAAGCAAACTCTTTATTCTTAGAGATTTCCCCACCATGCTTTTTTATTGCCATCTTGAAGGCAACctgaacacaaaggaaaaaatatctgaTTGCCCAGGAACATTAATCATATattgagcagagaagggagagaaaattaaGAAGTACACCTAAAACCCTGCTTCCAGACCTGGTCCTTACCTCAGCCTGCATTCTCCAGAAATCAGCTTCTTTCAAGCTGTTCACCTCACAGTTGATAACAAGAATATCTGGCAGATGGCGGATGTTGCGGGTCTGAAtctgagaggaaaaaacaaacaaggaatgGCAATGAGCCTATGGGAAAGAAACCTGGATGGGAACAGTAAAACCTGGACCTGCATTTTCAAACTGAGGTTCCTCCCACTCCCTATAGATCCGTGGATGGTGGTGCTGACATAGCTAGTCCCAGATGAAACCACACCAAGTCCCCAACATGGGAGGACTTACCGTGGGCTGGTACTTCTCGCAATTGTCGCACCAGGCCTGTGTATTCTGCTCCAGGCAGATGCTTCGCTTCAGCACCTGAGCAAAGTCACAGTTCTTCCCGGTTTTATCTGAGGGGAAACTGGATGCTTCACTCTAGGTTCTCCCTTCTACCCATTATTAGCCTCCCAACACCCTCTCCTTGATGTTATGGGACACGTGAGGGAGCCTTCCCAACCCAGCTGCAGGGTATACCACTGTTGCTACCCTCGGGGTAGGAGAGCGTGAAGAGCAGGGTGGAAGAGGCTCGCACGGTCTCACTGCCGCAGCGGCAGAGGCTGCAATTCTCCATCTCACAGCTGAACAGCTGCCCAATGACAGAGTCCCCCGATGAACAAAAGCTGCTAAGGGCAGGGAAGGCAATACATGCACATGGAGACAGTTAGGACACCTTCTAAGTCACAGAGGGGACTGTCATGGTGGCTTTAAATATTCATGTTCCGATTTCATACCTGCCTCCAGCACCTCGATAAGCCTGGGGTACTTCTAGCTCCTGCATATCCTGATGCAGTTGAGTGAGAATGAAGCGATTCCACCTCTGAATAAGCCTGGCCAGATTGCCTTTGCCTGAAGCCTCATCTGAGTCAGCCAGGATCAGACCAAGGGCCGAGGCCTCAGGAATGGTGCGGAATGCCCGAAGAAAATTACTGCCCTGGAATCCAGGAAGTGTGTTGGTAGAATGGGgcaattttctcttttgtggccATTTGCACAGCAGTGTCCCTGCCTACTGTCTACCTCCCTTCCCCTTTTATTGTCCCAGGTCTACAGACACTGACCTGACAAGGGTCACCTCGAGAAAGATCCAACATGTGGAAGAGGAAACCCAGCTCACATGCCAGACAGAACTCCTTCTGGCAAAGATGGTTCTGGATAAGACAGCGAACGGGCTCCAGAAAATAGAGCACCTGGAGGGGGGAAGAGCAGGAGAACTGATACAGGCAACTAGTATGGAGAAGAGAGATGGGATGGTTAAGAGAGCCGATAAAGAATACAAATCAGGAGTCTACTGAAGAATGGAGCACACAGAAGAGACTTGAAGGCTGTGAAGCAAGAAAGAATGGTAGTGGAGGCCATGGCAAAGTGGGCTTGGTTGGAGAGACCTGGAAAAAGAGCAGGGAGTATGGGGCCACAGAGAAGAAAGGCAGTAGCCATGTTCAGGTTGCAGGAATATCCTTACCTGGATCATGCAGTTACAGTAGGCATTGGGGATGTGAGGCTCTAATCCAGCAAACAGGGTCTTATTGTAGTGTTTGAAGTCAAAGTCCTCCAGCCCTAGCTTGGAGTATTTGATGGTTACCTGAGGCAGAAATAGTCTGAGCAAAATGAACGTATCCTCAGAGTCCCCTAAATCCTTTGCAGTGGTCATAACCTTCCCCAAAACCTCCCTCCTGAGTCCAGGTGGTAGATGAAGACTTCTCAACTGAGTCCTTTGATCCTTTCTAGTATGACCCCCTTTTCCCAGGGAACCTTTCCCCACATCCCACAGGACTCCTTCCTTGGTAACCCCCAGCACCTTGCGGTATTTCTTAGAGACCATGTGGAGATGTAGCTCCTCTTCCCGCCCTATCGGTGACtcagtgacctggctgaagctgTCAAATTCACTGTCTGACTCCTTGAGTCGATAAGGaatctagaatttttaaaaagaggtaattTTGTTGGATGTCTTAATTATCTTTGGTTTCCCCCCACCTTTATCCCAACACTGAACCTTCTACTTTCTTGAAGTTTCAGCATCTACCGCATCCTTTCTATTCCCACTGCCATCACCCTACCACACCACAGCTCGACAACTGTGATGGCTTCCACGCGTGGCTCCACACACACTCTGTTTGGCATCCCGCTACCAAACAAACTCTCCCAAAATGCCTATTTCAGTGTGTCACTTCTCTCCCTAAACACTGGTATTAAGGCTTCACAACCGGGCCCTTTCCAACCTCAATGTCTTACTATTTCCCAGTACTCACACCACTCCAGCCAGACTGGTCCAATCACAGTCCCGGTCAGACACACCTTTTGCAGTTATGCTTCTTGAGACCTTTGCTAACACTGATCTCTCATCTTGAATATGCTTCCATGTTACTTtgtatttacctatttttaacCAGCTCAATATCCACCTTTTTCAGTATGTCTTCCCTGACCACTCTGGCCCAGAGTAACATTTCCCCTCCAAACAGCCCTGGCAGTGAATGCTTGTAACATTCCTTTAGCATTTAACAATAGAACAAATAATTTGTTACAGACAGGTCTTATCTTCACTAACCAAATACTAAACTTCTTAATAGCAAAGACTCTATCTTCTACTCTGAATTCTCCCTAACACCTACCATGGTACCTTTCATTCATTAGACCTCAAAAATCCTTTACTGACtaactaaaagcaaaaaatgcTGAGAACTAGTAAAGAAACAAGACAGGAGAAATCccagagggctgggctgggggctgacCTTCTCACCTCTGAACATACCTGATTGCGCAGCCTGGTGCGGGGGTTGGGTGCATAGCCAATGAAGCCCACCTTCTTCATGGTGCGTAGAATCTCTGCATCCACAGGGGGTGCTCGCCTATAATGCAGTACAGTTCTAGGGCTTGAAGTTTGTGGTGTCTGCCTATCTAATACCCAACCCCCAAGGAGCCAGAAAAGAAAGTACTGAAGGCACACAAAAATCAGGAAAGGAGACTACTACAGGGCTTACAGAGAATCCTAGTATCTtggccctttccccctccctccttttgaCCCAGATGTAAGGTACAACCTGGGAGCTGGAGCGGAGTTGGCAGCAGGCCAGTCAGAGAGAAGCGTGTCAGTGGTGAGCGGGACAGGGATGAGGGAAAGAGGCAGCAGGTCCTGGCTCCAGTCCAGAGGAGGCAGTGAGTCCACGAGACAGGGCAAAGCAAACTCCGTCTCACGGGAGTAAGGGTTGAAGGAAGGCTCAGGGGAATCAGTCCAGAGGTGTACACAGCCCTCAGAATCCCCAAAGGCCAGGGCCTGCTTGCTGGCTGATACGTCAAATGTCATTAGCAGAGGCCCCACAGGATTCACATGAAAGATGTCTGCTGGGTTGGCCAGGCCTGTGGGCTCACAAAACTGGCACTGCCCtagaagagaggaggaagcatTATGACACTCCTTTTCCCTCGTATCAGGGAAAGACTGGGCCTAAATTCATGCCTAGAGATACA
This genomic window contains:
- the PAN2 gene encoding PAN2-PAN3 deadenylation complex catalytic subunit PAN2 isoform X2; protein product: MNFEGLDPGLAEYAPAMHSALDPVLDAHLNPSLLQNVELDPEGVALEALPVQESVHIMEGVYSELHSVVAEVGVPVSVSHFDLHEEMLWVGSHGGHATSFFGPALERYSSFQVNGSDDIRQIQSLENGILFLTKNNLKYMARGGLIIFDYLLDESEDMHSLLLTDNSTLLVGGLQNHILEIDLNTVQETQKYAVETPGVTIMRQTNRFFFCGHTSGKVSLRDLRSFKVEHEFDAFSGSLSDFDVHGNLLAACGFSSRLTGLACDRFLKVYDLRMMRAITPLQVHVDPAFLRFIPTYTSRLAIISQSGQCQFCEPTGLANPADIFHVNPVGPLLMTFDVSASKQALAFGDSEGCVHLWTDSPEPSFNPYSRETEFALPCLVDSLPPLDWSQDLLPLSLIPVPLTTDTLLSDWPAANSAPAPRRAPPVDAEILRTMKKVGFIGYAPNPRTRLRNQIPYRLKESDSEFDSFSQVTESPIGREEELHLHMVSKKYRKVTIKYSKLGLEDFDFKHYNKTLFAGLEPHIPNAYCNCMIQVLYFLEPVRCLIQNHLCQKEFCLACELGFLFHMLDLSRGDPCQGSNFLRAFRTIPEASALGLILADSDEASGKGNLARLIQRWNRFILTQLHQDMQELEVPQAYRGAGGSFCSSGDSVIGQLFSCEMENCSLCRCGSETVRASSTLLFTLSYPEGSNSDKTGKNCDFAQVLKRSICLEQNTQAWCDNCEKYQPTIQTRNIRHLPDILVINCEVNSLKEADFWRMQAEVAFKMAIKKHGGEISKNKEFALADWKELGSPEGVLMCSSIEELKNVWLPFSIRMKMTKNKGLDVCNWTDGDEIQWGPARAEEEHGVFVYDLMATVVHILDSRTGGSLVAHIKVGETYHQRKEGVTHQQWYLFNDFLIEPIDKHEAVQFDMNWKVPAILYYVKRNLNSKYNLNIKNPIEASVLLAEASLARKQRKTHTTFIPLMLSEMPQVGDLVGLDAEFVTLNEEEAELRSDGTKSTIKPSQMSVARITCVRGQGPNEGIPFIDDYISTQEQVVDYLTQYSGIKPGDLDAKISSKHLTTLKSTYLKLRFLIDIGVKFVGHGLQKDFRVINLMVPKDQVLDTVYLFHMPRKRMISLRFLAWYFLDLKIQGETHDSIEDARTALQLYRKYLELSKNGTEPESFHKVLKGLYEKGRKMDWKVPEPEGQTSPKNAAVFSSVLAL
- the PAN2 gene encoding PAN2-PAN3 deadenylation complex catalytic subunit PAN2 isoform X6 — translated: MARGGLIIFDYLLDESEDMHSLLLTDNSTLLVGGLQNHILEIDLNTVQETQKYAVETPGVTIMRQTNRFFFCGHTSGKVSLRDLRSFKVEHEFDAFSGSLSDFDVHGNLLAACGFSSRLTGLACDRFLKVYDLRMMRAITPLQVHVDPAFLRFIPTYTSRLAIISQSGQCQFCEPTGLANPADIFHVNPVGPLLMTFDVSASKQALAFGDSEGCVHLWTDSPEPSFNPYSRETEFALPCLVDSLPPLDWSQDLLPLSLIPVPLTTDTLLSDWPAANSAPAPRRAPPVDAEILRTMKKVGFIGYAPNPRTRLRNQIPYRLKESDSEFDSFSQVTESPIGREEELHLHMVSKKYRKVTIKYSKLGLEDFDFKHYNKTLFAGLEPHIPNAYCNCMIQVLYFLEPVRCLIQNHLCQKEFCLACELGFLFHMLDLSRGDPCQGSNFLRAFRTIPEASALGLILADSDEASGKGNLARLIQRWNRFILTQLHQDMQELEVPQAYRGAGGSSFCSSGDSVIGQLFSCEMENCSLCRCGSETVRASSTLLFTLSYPEGSNSDKTGKNCDFAQVLKRSICLEQNTQAWCDNCEKYQPTIQTRNIRHLPDILVINCEVNSLKEADFWRMQAEVAFKMAIKKHGGEISKNKEFALADWKELGSPEGVLMCSSIEELKNVWLPFSIRMKMTKNKGLDVCNWTDGDEIQWGPARAEEEHGVFVYDLMATVVHILDSRTGGSLVAHIKVGETYHQRKEGVTHQQWYLFNDFLIEPIDKHEAVQFDMNWKVPAILYYVKRNLNSKYNLNIKNPIEASVLLAEASLARKQRKTHTTFIPLMLSEMPQVGDLVGLDAEFVTLNEEEAELRSDGTKSTIKPSQMSVARITCVRGQGPNEGIPFIDDYISTQEQVVDYLTQYSGIKPGDLDAKISSKHLTTLKSTYLKLRFLIDIGVKFVGHGLQKDFRVINLMVPKDQVLDTVYLFHMPRKRMISLRFLAWYFLDLKIQGETHDSIEDARTALQLYRKYLELSKNGTEPESFHKVLKGLYEKGRKMDWKVPEPEGQTSPKNAAVFSSVLAL